Sequence from the Besnoitia besnoiti strain Bb-Ger1 chromosome Unknown contig00014, whole genome shotgun sequence genome:
CGACCTCTggggcgacaggcgcgagcTCCTCTGCATGGAGAGCCCGACGGTGAgtgaggaagaagcgaaagaggaaaaagaagcgGCACGggcaggaggaagcgggcGATGCGCGGAAGAAAGGATCGGGCTATGCGCGCGGGAATCCGCTGGCAgtgaagagagagcgactcCAGacaggcggaagaagagagagacaagaggGGGGAcagagcgcggagaagcggaggcgatgCGAGATGCTGAAGCACgaaaggagaaggcgaaacggAAGTCGCAGCTGTGTCCGCAGAGGAGCGCAGTGgacgcagaagcgacgcAGGGGGAAAAAGACATGCGCACAAATGTGTGTGTCCGTACCACTGGATTGCCTTTGTTATTAAACCAATGTTCATTTTTCAGACTCCAGACGTAGATCTCGGGAAAAACGCCTTCAACATCGCCAGTGTTCGAGCCGCCTTCCACCAAGCCTTTGCGGTGAGCTCTCCTTCCGGGCTGGTTTGAACCTTGCCACCATGCTTGTaattctttctctctccttctctctcgtgttCATTTTTCCTCTTCTACCTCTGCGGCATCTGCGGTGCTGGTCCCGCGTCTTGCATAGTCTACTTCGTTTCTCTCTCAAGGCTCATTCCTTTCACGTTTCCTCATCTGCATCTCGTCCCGTTGAATCAGCTCCTCATCTCGCGCGTGATGCATTcttcgcgttcgccgcggtcCCTTCTCTTTTTGGGATtccttccttcttttctccgcctcgttCGCTTTTCTCGCGTCCTTTCTTCTCGTGTGGCTTTCGGGGCGGGAACCCTTTCGAACCTCGCGTCTGTGCGTCGTCCTCactgcctcttctcgctctcttgcGAGGATGAAGCCGAGTATTGACTTCATGTTTTCATGGATGCCTGGAACCCTCCCTCGACatggcgtctgcgtcgagcCACGCCGCTGCAGTCCTCAtggagcggcgaagaggccagAACGAAAACAGGAGCCGGCGGATGAGaaaggggcgacgcgcgtaAGCCCCCTGAGACCAGAGcgtccgcgcatgcgcagaagaGATGGgatagaagatgtgtaatacgATTGGAATGCAATTCACACGAGGTACTCTAAATTGCAACgcaaagaatcgtttttgCCTTTTTCTCAGGACTTGATGGCGGTCGAGGTTGAATGGAAccaagcggaggcgcgatGGATTGAGGAAGCGGTGAGACAACAGAAGCGAGCGCgtgaaaagagaaaagagaatcggcgaaaagacgcgcatgcagctcggTTGCATTCCAGCGCCGTTCCATGGCCTCTGGGCAGCCGGTGGAATTTTTGATTTGTAAAGTTTTTCTTCAATTTTCCCAAAGGggtgcgtcgtcgcctcgcatGCGGCATTCGCTCAGAGGTTTGGCGTCATTGCCTCGTTTGCGGCCCTCTGCGCTTTCTTTgtccctcgcgtcgcctcgtgcGCGATGCGTTGACGTGTCTGTGAGTtgtctcttttcctcttgcctcaggaagaagccgcggcgcggaaccTGCCGATAAGCCCGTTTCCGCGGCGTTTCTCGGAGAGCCTGCTGGCGCATCTCTACGACACTTCGCACCCGATTTTCGCCttgcgagagccgcggcggacccTGGAGCGTGCCCCCGGCATGTCGTGCCTcgtgcggcgaggcggcgtcggccgccaggggggagaggagacagaggatgAGGCGCTTGCGGGACTCCTCGGTCTGGGCGTGGAGCCCGCAGGGGtgaagagcgagagcgctgacgcgaacgccgcggcgTGGATGGAGCCTGAGATCCCGCcggagctgctggaggaggTCGCGGTGGAGTTCTTGGCGGCCTCCGCATCGTGGAGCggaaaaaaggcgaaaaTCGGgggaaaaaaacgaaaaaatcGCCcgcaagacgcgcgaggagaagcacgcgactccgctgcggaggaggcggaaggcgctgaagaaggaCAGGACGAACGCCTCGAGGGCGACAACGCTCAAGCgaacgaggcgccgccggcggcagcagagggaggaagTGAGGCCGAAGACAAGGCGGAGAACGTCTTGAGCACGAAAGACAGCGATTCCGCCTCCGACAACGAGATGGAAGACATTTTCACTTCTTTTGGTTGGTCTGCAGCGGAGCGCCAACTTGCGAAAAAGAAATCAGAGGCATCATACGCCTCCTTCCtcacgcggctcgcctccctcgcccctGCCTGAAGACAGCTTCAAGCGGGAGATCCTTTTCTGCGAGTCCGCATCGGCCCGCCTTCTGTCAGGCGCTGCATGTATGCCCGTATAATACATATGCataagcatatatatatatatatatatatgcacgtgtcgcaggaggcgcatgcagcgtggTGTGCCTATACAagtatgaatatatatatatatgtgtatatatatgtgtctGTTGTTTATACGTGCAACGTGTGCGTAATCGACTGGACAGCTGATTTCTTTCTGACGTCTGTCAAGCAGCGCCAGCGTTCGCGTGGACTCTGGCTTTGTCAAGAGGACCCAAAATTCCACAGGAGAAGTTCAAATTTAACTGCTTCCCGGCTGCAGACCGCGCCGGCAAACGGTCTAGACGTATGCGGAAACAACCCCGCTCGGGATTCCTTTCGGCCGCCCTCACGCCGCTAGCTGCGTGGCCCCCTGGAGTCGCGTTTCTGTCGCCATTCGCGTGTTTCCCCTGACTTGTCTGTTTTCGGCTGCCGCCCttccgcgtgtctctgcggagctgacgctccctcctcgcggctttcgctccagcgcggaggccttcATGGTTCTCTGACGCGCctcagcggagacagactgCGCCGATAGAAAAAacgaggaagcgagaagacgcggaggcagagagagacaggggagCTAGGGCCGCACATAGTTGCGAGGCCggaagagaaggagcagTAGAATCGACACGAAAGGGACGAAGGATTCAGCACACAGGGAAACGAAAAAAGAAAGGCCACAAAGCGGTGCATTCAGCGAAGCgaagccgaagaagaggcgagccgGGGAGTCACGAGAGacgaaaagagaagagagagactcgAGAGGGGAGATTCGGGAGAATGGATACCAAGATAAAGGGTGGCGTGGAAAGCATCCGAAAATCAAtggcagaggcgaggcgaactCGCTCAGACAAGATAAAAGGAAGTGTCTCTGCACGGATTCAGCAAAAAATCGAGAGCTGAAAGTCCTGTTGGGGCGCGGAAAAAGGCGATACGAGAAGTTCAAGAAAAATAGTCGCTTCTCAAATTCTGGAAAAGCAGTGTTTTCTCAATTTCCGTTCATTGTTTCCACCTGCATATGTCATCTGATGTCATCTTTTCCTACGTGAGGGCCTGCGGATTTCTAGCCGCAGTGAATCGATTCTTCTCAGGCTGGTTTTTCTTCATTCTTCCTCACAGTCTCTTCTCcgttttttttctcaggtGACTCCTTCTACCTGCGAAAGTTTTCATCCTCCCTCCCTCGTTCCTCTCCCCGGTTCACGCgctccctctgcggcctctcgaCGTCGCAGGAACCCTAAAACTCGCGTCTTCGGTCGACGCTTAGCCGCCAacgctctccctctgcgcgcgctcctCGATGCCAGTCTGTCAGTCTGCGTTCGTATGTCGCTTGCcccgtctgcgtcttcgatcgcgtcgtcgccgaaaacgtcgcgccgtctctttttctgctccgtgcgtctcccgcggccTTCTTTCACTCCTTCTCGGCGAGGAACTCGCGAACGATTTCTTCTTGGTGAGGAGAGAAGAACTGGCCGTAGaactcctcgtcttcgcttgcgtccgccgcgccctgcatcgtctcgcgcctcctgtgcgagtcttctctctccgcggctcctcctgcgcggcggccgccgcgcgcgtcttcggcgaACTCGCTAGACACGCGAGGCACCGCGCCTTTTCCTGCAACTTCTGCAGAAAACGAGctccgcgcagcagaggagaccgcctcgcggcctttCCCACCCGCCGGCTGGCGCGTGGACGTCGTCgggaggcgctcgccttctcttcccATCCAGAGGCGTTTTTCAGGTCTTTTgagtctctcctcgcgcgcagctgcgctgcgcgtcggcggcgagcccgacgccgtgtgcgacggcgacgccacggcagcggcgcatgcatctgAAAACGCGGGTAGgatgcgaggcgcgggcgacgaggctgcggcagagagaTCGCCCTTCTTCACGCAGGCCCCTCTCCCCCACTCACCGCCCTCCcactctccttcctccttctctccgtccttcttcgcgcaggGCGACAACACGGGGGGCGAGCCAGttgcggcgcaggcgcgcgggggcgcggacgcggcgtgGTCAGCTTGGGGGATGAAGATGaacgctgcggctctcgcgagcggcgaaggcagttcgctctctcgctcttcgcagCCCCTCGCCCCCTCCTGGCGCTGACCCGCgcccggcgcatgcgccgcagccggcgagagggagaggcgcgtgctgctgtgtctggcaggcgacggcgtcaaCTTGgggtcgcgcggcgagaagaaggaagaagagaggcctTCGGGCTCCTCCGTCCCCTCCTGAGCCAgcaggcggaaggcggcatccgcccctcgcgccccaaggcgcgcctcctctccctcctgcacctcctcttcttcctcgcgctgctgctccagcagcagctcgtgcAGCCGACTGCACTCCGggacgtcttcttctcggcgtGACCCCCTCGAACTCGCaagcgcgggcgcagaggcagccagccccggcgccgcctcggcgcgccgccgccgcgccgacgcttTCCCAgtggcggacggcgacggcgaactcgcgggcgctggggaagcagagaaggacgGAAACTgaagagacgccggcgacggcgcggtagctacggcgcgagaggcgccgggcggagacgccgtcgTCGTGCTGCCAGCCTGGCGAGTGtctgcgggaggcgacgcagggaaCAGCGACGATTCTTCGTTCGTCTCAaacgccgcgtgcgccgcgaggcgcggcgcgccttcgtcctctgcgtggtcgccgccctgcgtcgcggcctctccccgagacgccgcagcctcctctggcccgcctgcctctgcttctttcgcgCGTCGAGCCTCGGCGTGAGTCATCTGCGGCTTTCTCAactcctcgctctccctcggctccgcgcacgcagccgaCTCCACAcccgctcctccgcgggTGGGCATCCGGAAGAGAAAaactggaggcgcagctgcgcgcggatctgccttcgcagcggctgcaggcgagactaccgacgcagaagaagagatgaaagaggaagcagaagaagaggaagcagacgaagaggagggaggggagaggaggtTTCTGGTTTGACTTTTCTCGGGGGGCgtcggggcggcggccgcagaggacaccgacgcggcggaggaggcgctgcgtgtctggaaagacgcagaggagagcgctgAGAAGGTGCTTTTTGACTTcttgtcgcgcgcctcggatTTGTTCAACACGGGAATGAAGGTCTGTgacagcggcggaggaggcgcgagttttctcctctcgccgtcgccacgtcgctcgcgcagaagatcctccggcgcggcgaagaagcgccgagCCGTGTcgggtcgcgcgcgctccttctctttgctgtccttcttcgcggccgattcctccttctccctctttctGGTCTcagtctcctctgtcgcgctgCTCATCGTCCCGCCGTTGCTTTCGCGCGTCAGCGTCTGCtcggagccgcgcgcggtttGGGGACTgcgcgggccgccgccttTCGCATCGACTTGTGACGTggaaggcgtctgcggcgcggaggcgccaggcgatgagaacgacgaggaagagggagacgcgacaggctgcctcttctcctgcgcagcgagcgaagctggaggcgaagaagaccgcgcaaacgctgcgcgcgccggcgacggctgcgaggacgccgcgacgAACGAGGTGGAGGCGtcctccggcgcgtcgcgcgtcgcggaacTCCTCGGCATCGGATCTCCGAAAAGCGGCAACCTCACACACGCCCTGtctgcggagccgcgcgacggcgagaaacCAAAGagtgcgtcgtcttcgcgctcgcgcttccttcgttccttctcggcgcccttctcctctggGGGGACTTCGCGCGGCCGGTTCGCCGAGCCCGGGCGCTCGGAGGcaacgccgcccgcgtcgaggcctcctcctgtcgcctcgcctgccaGAGCCTTCCAGTCGTTTTCTCCTGACTCTGAAGAAAAGTCcacctcctcttcttctccctctccctctccctctccctcttcttcttcttcgctttcttcttcctcgtcttcactctcgcgctctttgtgcgcgctgtcgccttcctcgaggtcttcctcgacgcggaacgcgctgcggcggaagccGGCGCTTTTtgagaaggacgcgaagcTCGAAAACGAGGtctccgcagaggagaaggaggaggaaacgggcgacggcgatcgcggcgcagccgcagcgtgagtcgccctgcggcctgcggcttcgTTTTCGAGTTCATCCGCTGCGttgcgcgcggaggacgggggcggtgtctctccctctccctccgctcccAGCGGGGtcgtctcttcgtcgccaAACAGCCGTTTTTCACTCTCTCGCTGCGAGGGCGGAtgcgcgcgtcctgcgttcgcgtcgcccgcatCTGGTGAGTcgtgcttcctcgcggcgggctcggtctcctcgcctggGGGTGTGCCGTTTTTGTTTTGGATTTCGCGAAGGACAGCGgcaaggcgctcgcgcttgaCGCTTTCTTGGTTCTTTAGCTTGCGaatctcctcttcgcggtgGTACCTGCTCGCGAGCCACGTCTGGGGGGCCTCGTCCCCCgtgcggcgcttctcctcctccaccAGCTCCGCCTCGACGGCGCTGCGCTGACTCGCCAAACTCGACAGCGAACGCACCAGCGTCGAccgctgccgctccagctccagcagagacagcgactGGAATCCAGAAGACACACacgaagacggagaagaagaagaggaagacgaggaagacgaagaaggcgaggaagaggacgaggcaggTGCCGGTTTCTTGGAGGCCGCAGGGAAGGTCGCGGATCGCGAGAAtgccgagggcgacgcggcttcTCGCTTCGAGGGCGATgcgtcgcaggcctcgcgccgggGCGCCTCAGAAGTCTTCCCTTTTGAAGAAGCCACATCGGGGATCTCCCCTGGATGCTCGTAGAGCGGCTGGTGCGGCAGGCGCATGTGGACTGCGCAGCGCTCACGATCCAGCAGTGCGAGACGCGCTTCGTTCAGCCTGCGGAAAACAAACACGCCATTGTTTGCCTTTCAAGGATGCCAAACAGACTCGATGCGGAAACGGTCTAGTACTTTTCATTCATTTCTCTGGTGTCGTGTTTGTCGTGCTTCATGCGAGGCTTCTGTCGCCTCGATttcccgcgctcgccctcacTGTCTCGTTCTTTCTTGGCTCCAACCCCAAACTCTGAATGTCGCGTTTAGGtaccgcggcgggcgtcgaCTGGGAGCTAACAGCGCGAGGTCGACTCGGTGCGTTCAATTCTAGAGGCAAACGAGTCGACGACTGACTGCGAAAGAAAACAGACGCAAAACTCCCTTCTCCCTgtcccctccgcctcttccccCCCCGGTCGCTCTCTAGTCTCCTCACCTTTTGAAAAAATTCTCGTTTCGCACCCGCAGATCCGGACGCAGGCCGGAGGACTTATCGGGGTGAAAGCGGATACTCCATTTGCGAAACGCCTgaaaaaacgaagaaaaaacaaaaactcGCGCTGAGCCGCGGTATGTACAGACTCCTCAACCTGCGCTAGCGCTGGAGAGGGCACCCCCCGACCGCCCCAGAAACATCCGCCGCATCCAAACAAcgcacagagagaagcgTTTCAGCCGTTTCACGTAAAATTACTCGAAACGATCTTCTGCGGAATGCTCCCTAGTCCGCTTCTCAGTTTTTGTTCTCTTTTGCTTCTCTGAGTTCCTACTCAAAAAAGAACTACgtacatgcacatatatatttatgtgtatatgtgtatacgtCTACACGTGattgtatgtatgtatgtatgtatgtatatgtctgtatatttatgtatatatgtatgtatacatgtatgtatatgtgtgtgcatgtatatgtgtgtatgtatgtgtgcgCCTATCTTGTTGCCGTTTGGTGGAGCGTCGATTTTTTCGTTCTTTTTTCTCCCTTTgagtctctgctgccgcttctCCCCTCCCCTTTGCCTCCCTCACTCGGTTGATttccgcggcagaggcgccctTCTCGACGCCCAGCACCTGGAAGGCCGAggccttcagctgcgcctcgagtCGCTCCTTCCTGCAGACAAAAAAGCGGGAGGGACTTCAGGGTTTAGGATGAAGCGCCCTTCACGCTCATCTCGAAACTCCTGGCGCTgcgagacgaggcgctcgcgtgcACTCTCTAGGAAACACTGCGCGGCAACGGAGAACGAAGAAAACGGTGAAAAACGCGGACAACAAGGATACTTTGTGAGACGAGCCGAAGAAGAGATCACCTTTTGAATGCTCTGTAGTGGACGCGCGCAAGCCTCGCGTAGCTCCGAGCGAGCACATCGTATGGCACAGAGGCGGGAGGCTGCTTCTACTGCGAAGCGACGGAGTTTCCACAGAGTCGAACTGCATTCATTACAAGTAGGACTTCGCTGCTaaagacgaagaaaacggcgcggcgcagccacCTCCAGAGACGCGAGGACACGAGCTGCCCTTCGCAGGCGGACCTTCCAAGCGGCGGAAGTGtgcagcgccctcgccctctctttctctccagCGCTGTGTGCCCGTCTGCAGACGAGAGTGCGGGACTTCTACTCGGCGCAGTAGACGCACCTGAGGCGATCCACGAGGGtgaaggaggcgctgcagcgctgctTCATCTGCGTCatcgccgcgacggcgctctCCCAGTCGAGCAGGAGCTCCGAGGCCTGACAGACACGACGCACaatgcagacgcgcagagcggTGAGCCGCCAaccccgcggcgcagcgcccatccgccggcgcagcgagaagacggcgaaaaaAAGACCCCGGGgagcgcgggcgggcgggggCCTACCAGCAACGGAGGAGGAGTCGCGCAGCAAAGTCGGAGATCTGaagtctctcctcttcgcttaCCTCCGCCGCAGTGTCGTAGGCGCCGCGATACGACGGCATCAAAGCCGAGCAATCGCATGCGCACTGAACCGCCTCCTGCCACATGCCGAGTCGCAAAGCGCTTCTCgcctgaaaaaaagaaaatcCGCCGCAAATCTCGATCCACGAGAGGCCAAATACACACGCCGACACAGCAGTGTGTCGCGGCTCACAAACAAGCCGCACGCATCTGTCTTGGAGACATACGAGCTGCCCTGCGCTGTCGGGgagtgtctcctctgccttaTAGGGCTCTGGGCCCTGTTTCCAGCTGGGAGCTCTGTTTCCGGATCAGGAATTAGGGTCTAGCGTTTAAAGAGAGAAGTCGTGCGGGTGACCGAAACGCCCTTTCAACTCTGCACCCATGGCGCCTGTTAAAGTTTCTCAACGGTTCGAGAGACGTCTAGCGTTGCGTAAGCGTGTCCAACGGCTTGAGCGTTGTTGCTTCCTCGCAATTCACGcgttcccccccccccccccgtgaGGTTCTTGCCTTATTGAATGCCAGTTTCGCGGTATTTTCGACTAGTGAAACTGTCGAGGCGAGAGTGGggcgcccgaggcgctcCAGGTGCCGGTGCGTCTGCAGGAGGAGATTCTGCAGCTTGAACGCTTCGCTGTACGTACAGTACGCGGCCTCGTTCTCGTGGTTGCGGtagctcgcgctcgcctgaTAAAAAGCGAAAAACCCGCAGAAACTTGCGATCTCTTGCCCGACGCGACGCATCGCGGGAATAAATCAGCTcgcaggacggcggcgccctaAAGCTTGACTAATCCGGGAGCCTCTGGGAAGTTTTAAACGGTTTCGGAGCGGAAACTCAGACGCAGATGAACCCACAACCCGCGAAGGGAAGGGACGAACACGAAATGCTTTCCGAAACGCGCGGCTCGAGCGCGTGAGCAGCAAGCCGCAGATGTccgtcgcgcttcttccctccctttgtctcctctctccgctccaCCCCCCACCCCCTCACCCCCCGTCGGTTCGTTTTGCGTCTCCACGCGTTGGGCTCTCACCTTGTTTGCGATTTCAAAGACGACAGGTCTCCAGAGTTTGATGAGTTTCTGTGCGGCGGCGATGGCGGCGCCGGGTactttttccttctcctcggcggcgggcagGAGCGGGGGCACGAGGTCCGCGGGAGTCTCGCCGTTTGCGTTTTTCGCGAAGATCGACAGGgtcggcagcgcgagcaAGTTGAAGCGCGCGATGACCTCCGGCGCATTCCGCTTGCAGGCCCAGTGCAGCGCGCTGTTTCCCTCCTCGTCCACgaggctgcctgcgccggtcgcgagcgccgcgcgcaagtctccgccgcgacgatccgcggaagccgcaggcgcgtccgccAGCAAGAGAGAGCCGCCCGCGAGCAGCGACTGCGACAGCCACGATAGCGACgcctggctgccgcgcgagctgcgtaggagcgagaggagggggTGGTGCTTGGGGtaagcggcagcgacggaggGACCTGACACAGGCGAGGGGAATGCCTGCTGCGGGgggtcgctcgccgcagtccctctgcggtcgcggccgcgctcacCCTCTCGCCTGTACGCCGCTTCGGCCTCCCCTGGCGAtgtgtctccgcggcgctccgcggcgtcgggctccgctcgcaggccgtcgccggcggagacgccgggagacgacgccggcgcggagacagcggcgagaggagacagagaaagagaccCCGCGGGACCGCGCGAAAGCTCCTGAGGCGACAGCAGACGCCGGTGAAGGAACTGCGCGACGACTGCCTCCTTGAGCAGCGCCAGCCATCGCGTGTTGCCTTCCTCGAGAGCCGCATGGAGAACCCGGTGCAGCGTCggtgcgcgcgcagccgagagaagaagaaagaggacgTCCTTCGGGACGTGGTGCGATCGGAGCTTCTCGTAGGCCTCCTCCGTCCAGAGGACCTGCGACTCCGGATCGGCCTCGAAAAACGAATCTGAAAACGCGTCCTCTGctccctcgcccttctccgccgcccgcagcgcgtggcgctgctgTACGTACAGCCGAACCTGCAGggtctcgcggcgcagactcTGAAACAGAAAGTCGAGgacttcttcttcgtctgcgagTGCGGGATCTGAGGCGAGCAAGTCTCTCACGGCTTCCTGCTGGTGAGCACCTgacggcgaagcagctctctgcgtctcgtcgccctgTCTGGCATCCCTCCTTTGCGTCGCCTCTTTAAGAAGCGCCAGGAGGCGTTTCGCCGATTCTTGACGGCGGCCCACTTGTGCGCGCTCTGTTTCTCTCCTCGGAGCAggctgcgcgtccgcggcgggtAAGGAagcttcctccctcgcttcggcgctcgcgaggTGCCTCTCCTCGGCTCGCGCGTCCAGCGGCCGCCCGTCTCCATATGTCCCctgcgcgcggtcgcgcgtaCTGGCGCACTGCTTCTCGAGTTGGGCGATTTTCTCGAGCAGGagcgtctctttcttctccgcgtcggaGAGGACATCCTGGACGATGCggtgcgtctcttcgccgttgCGGACTTTGGCTTTGAAGGCCTGGAGCGAGCGGGTCGCGGCGAcccaggcggcgcgcgcctcctcagccagCGTCTTGCGTTCGCTTGCCTCGACTTtaagctgcgcgagctcgcgagacagccgctgaatctcctcctcgcgctcgacaAGTTGTCGCTCCTGCTGCAGCAAGAGGTTTTcttgcttctgcagcagtgTCTGCTGCTCACGAATCTGCTGGCGCTTGACTGTGTCATCTCGCTCGATGCGGCTCACGACCCGCTTCAGATGCGCCACGTCGAGAGAGTGCGgatgcagcgacgccgcctcctcgtcctcctcttcttcctccgcctcgccgcgccgcgcgggcgacgcgcccgcgttcAGCGAGTTGTGCGTGGCATGCAGCAGGAAGACACTCTCCGCGGAGGAGCAAgtctccggcggcgaggctgcccgccgcggcaggaACGGGgtgaaggccgccgcggaggacgaggcaaACGCGCCATCGTCGGCGcgctcccgcggcgacgacgccgcccccccccctcccccccccgcacggtgtgcggcggcggcgtgcagcGAGTAGAGCCGCGactcggcggaggcggggaaggcggcctcgaacgccgccgcgtagccggcggaggacggcTGGTAGGAGGCAGAAAGCTTGGTCGCGGAGCGACTGCTCAGGTAGGGTGCGCCCGTCGCCACGCCCcgctcgcccgcaggcgcgcactGCCCGTCGGAGTCGCCCGAAGAAGAGTagaaagaagacgacggcgccgtgAAGGGCTGGAGGAGGGGATGGCCTCTGCGGTGCGTCGTCCCTGAAGGCATCTTCccagctgcagag
This genomic interval carries:
- a CDS encoding DnaJ domain-containing protein (encoded by transcript BESB_025110) → MPSGTTHRRGHPLLQPFTAPSSSFYSSSGDSDGQCAPAGERGVATGAPYLSSRSATKLSASYQPSSAGYAAAFEAAFPASAESRLYSLHAAAAHRAGGGGGGAASSPRERADDGAFASSSAAAFTPFLPRRAASPPETCSSAESVFLLHATHNSLNAGASPARRGEAEEEEEDEEAASLHPHSLDVAHLKRVVSRIERDDTVKRQQIREQQTLLQKQENLLLQQERQLVEREEEIQRLSRELAQLKVEASERKTLAEEARAAWVAATRSLQAFKAKVRNGEETHRIVQDVLSDAEKKETLLLEKIAQLEKQCASTRDRAQGTYGDGRPLDARAEERHLASAEAREEASLPAADAQPAPRRETERAQVGRRQESAKRLLALLKEATQRRDARQGDETQRAASPSGAHQQEAVRDLLASDPALADEEEVLDFLFQSLRRETLQVRLYVQQRHALRAAEKGEGAEDAFSDSFFEADPESQVLWTEEAYEKLRSHHVPKDVLFLLLSAARAPTLHRVLHAALEEGNTRWLALLKEAVVAQFLHRRLLSPQELSRGPAGSLSLSPLAAVSAPASSPGVSAGDGLRAEPDAAERRGDTSPGEAEAAYRREGERGRDRRGTAASDPPQQAFPSPVSGPSVAAAYPKHHPLLSLLRSSRGSQASLSWLSQSLLAGGSLLLADAPAASADRRGGDLRAALATGAGSLVDEEGNSALHWACKRNAPEVIARFNLLALPTLSIFAKNANGETPADLVPPLLPAAEEKEKVPGAAIAAAQKLIKLWRPVVFEIANKASASYRNHENEAAYCTYSEAFKLQNLLLQTHRHLERLGRPTLASTVSLARSALRLGMWQEAVQCACDCSALMPSYRGAYDTAAEASELLLDWESAVAAMTQMKQRCSASFTLVDRLRKERLEAQLKASAFQVLGVEKGASAAEINRAFRKWSIRFHPDKSSGLRPDLRVRNENFFKRLNEARLALLDRERCAVHMRLPHQPLYEHPGEIPDVASSKGKTSEAPRREACDASPSKREAASPSAFSRSATFPAASKKPAPASSSSSPSSSSSSSSSSSPSSCVSSGFQSLSLLELERQRSTLVRSLSSLASQRSAVEAELVEEEKRRTGDEAPQTWLASRYHREEEIRKLKNQESVKRERLAAVLREIQNKNGTPPGEETEPAARKHDSPDAGDANAGRAHPPSQRESEKRLFGDEETTPLGAEGEGETPPPSSARNAADELENEAAGRRATHAAAAPRSPSPVSSSFSSAETSFSSFASFSKSAGFRRSAFRVEEDLEEGDSAHKERESEDEEEESEEEEEGEGEGEGEEEEVDFSSESGENDWKALAGEATGGGLDAGGVASERPGSANRPREVPPEEKGAEKERRKREREDDALFGFSPSRGSADRACVRLPLFGDPMPRSSATRDAPEDASTSFVAASSQPSPARAAFARSSSPPASLAAQEKRQPVASPSSSSFSSPGASAPQTPSTSQVDAKGGGPRSPQTARGSEQTLTRESNGGTMSSATEETETRKREKEESAAKKDSKEKERARPDTARRFFAAPEDLLRERRGDGERRKLAPPPPLSQTFIPVLNKSEARDKKSKSTFSALSSASFQTRSASSAASVSSAAAAPTPPEKSQTRNLLSPPSSSSASSSSASSFISSSASVVSPAAAAKADPRAAAPPVFLFRMPTRGGAGVESAACAEPRESEELRKPQMTHAEARRAKEAEAGGPEEAAASRGEAATQGGDHAEDEGAPRLAAHAAFETNEESSLFPASPPADTRQAGSTTTASPPGASRAVATAPSPASLQFPSFSASPAPASSPSPSATGKASARRRRAEAAPGLAASAPALASSRGSRREEDVPECSRLHELLLEQQREEEEEVQEGEEARLGARGADAAFRLLAQEGTEEPEGLSSSFFSPRDPKLTPSPARHSSTRLSLSPAAAHAPGAGQRQEGARGCEERESELPSPLARAAAFIFIPQADHAASAPPRACAATGSPPVLSPCAKKDGEKEEGEWEGGEWGRGACVKKGDLSAAASSPAPRILPAFSDACAAAVASPSHTASGSPPTRSAAAREERLKRPEKRLWMGREGERLPTTSTRQPAGGKGREAVSSAARSSFSAEVAGKGAVPRVSSEFAEDARGGRRAGGAAEREDSHRRRETMQGAADASEDEEFYGQFFSPHQEEIVREFLAEKE